The Coffea arabica cultivar ET-39 chromosome 9e, Coffea Arabica ET-39 HiFi, whole genome shotgun sequence genome has a window encoding:
- the LOC113709957 gene encoding uncharacterized protein, with protein MIMMQNGEIVSEDEAEYEGMPPLEGGSDGESPNEEEFSAPEGHFGTALVARRALTAHVKEDELQRENIFYTRCFVNQALCSVIIDSGSCTNVASSLMVDNLKLPTRDHPRPYKLHWLNNSGEVRVTKQVLISFQIHKYSDEVLCDVVPMQASHIILGRPWQFDRQVTFDGVTNKYSFLYNSKKVTLAPLSPKQVHEDKVKLRQEFEKYSAKRKENERAEAKKERKKAIDSSASEVKIEGKQMLLIKAKKVRKLMRDEQPLLMLVSKEVALNVHELDTNIPLEVKSLLQEYADIFPEDVPSGLPPLRGIEHQIDFVPGASLPNRPAYKSNPEETKELQRQVDDLLGKGWARESLSPCAVPDILVPKKDGTWRMCTDCRAVNAITVKYRHPIPRLNDMLDELHGAVFFTKIDLKSGYHQIRIKEGDEWKTAFKTKYGL; from the coding sequence ATGATTATGATGCAAAATGGTGAGATCGTGAGTGAGGACGAAGCCGAGTACGAAGGCATGCCACCCCTTGAAGGAGGTAGTGATGGTGAGTCACCGAATGAAGAGGAATTTAGTGCACCAGAGGGTCACTTTGGGACTGCCTTGGTTGCAAGGAGAGCATTAACTGCACatgttaaggaggacgagctgCAACGGGAGAACATCTTCTACACTAGGTGCTTCGTCAATCAAGCACTTTGTAGTGTgattattgatagtgggagCTGCACAAATGTAGCTAGTTCCCTCATGGTGGACAACTTGAAGCTGCCTACGAGGGATCACCCGCGACCCTACAAACTCCATTGGCTCAACAATTCTGGGGAGGTTCGAGTAACCAAACAGGTTCTTATTTCCTTCCAAATTCATAAATATTCTGATGAAGTATTATGTGATGTAGTACCTATGCAAGCTAGTCACATTATACTAGGCAGGCCTTGGCAGTTTGACAGACAGGTGACTTTTGATGGTGTGACTAATAAGTATAGCTTCTTGTACAACAGTAAGAAAGTCACACTAGCTCCCCTTTCCCCCAAACAAGTGCATGAGGACAAAGTGAAATTGCGACAAGAGTTTGAGAAGTATAgtgcaaaaaggaaagaaaatgagagagCCGAGGcaaaaaaggagaggaaaaaggcTATAGATAGCTCGGCAAGTGAGGTAAAAATTGAGGGAAAACAAATGCTCCTGATAAAAgccaagaaagtgaggaagttaATGAGAGATGAGCAGCCACTTCTTATGCTTGTTAGCAAAGAAGTAGCTCTGAATGTGCATGAACTTGATACTAACATACCTCTTGAGGTTAAGTCTCTGTTGCAGGAATATGCTGATATCTTCCCCGAGGACGTGCCAAGTGGATTACCACCGCTTAGAGGCATTGAGCACCAAATAGACTTCGTCCCTGGAGCTTCGTTGCCAAATCGGCCAGCTTACAAGAGCAACCCGGAGGAAACTAAGGAGTTACAAAGGCAAGTGGACGACTTGCTTGGCAAAGGATGGGCACGTGAGAGCTTAAGCCCGTGCGCTGTCCCAGACATTTTGGTGCCCAAGAAAGATGGTACGTGGAGAATGTGCACTGATTGTAGGGCCGTAAATGCCATCACGGTAAAGTATCGCCATCCTATACCTCGCTTAAatgacatgcttgatgagtTACATGGGGCTGTGTTCTTTACCAAAATTGATCTCAAAAGTGGGTACCATCAAATTAGGATTAAggagggggatgaatggaaaactgccTTCAAAACTAAGTATGGATTGTAA